Proteins encoded together in one Mugil cephalus isolate CIBA_MC_2020 chromosome 16, CIBA_Mcephalus_1.1, whole genome shotgun sequence window:
- the LOC125022897 gene encoding CD63 antigen-like produces MSSCCSIKCWFFFFNTIFLASGVALIVIGVLQYTTFTQIGTLAGSNLSKIAIVIIAVGVTIAVVALLGFFGAIVNNSSVVACFISILIVIIMLEIFTGAAFYIFRSRTALLQMNSAINTKAQRVFSEYRPENRHAINSIQEKFSCCGALAPTDWSKSSGWENHEAVPDSCCLVKRKGCGHNKAKIHPKGCIRAIKFFLVKNFLWVGAVCIALGITEIFGVLVGMCLCMDIKRKSYEDIS; encoded by the exons GCGTCCGGAGTTGCCCTCATTGTCATCGGAGTGCTGCAATACACGACTTTTACACAGATCGGCACTCTCGCAGGGAGCAACTTGTCTAAAATTGCCATAGTTATCATCGCAGTGGGCGTCACCATAGCCGTCGTGGCCCTCTTGGGCTTTTTCGGTGCGATCGTTAATAATTCTTCTGTGGTGGCTTGT TTCATCTCCATCTTGATCGTGATCATCATGTTGGAGATATTCACCGGAGCTGCCTTTTACATCTTCCGCAGTAGG ACTGCCCTCCTGCAGATGAATAGTGCTATCAACACCAAAGCACAAAGGGTGTTCAGTGAATACAGGCCGGAGAACAGACACGCCATCAACAGCATCCAGGAGAAG TTCAGCTGCTGCGGTGCACTTGCCCCCACTGACTGGTCCAAAAGCAGCGGCTGGGAAAACCACGAGGCCGTTCCCGATTCCTGCTGCCTGGTGAAGCGCAAGGGCTGTGGACACAACAAGGCAAAAATACACCCTAAG GGCTGCATCAGGGCTATCAAGTTCTTCCTGGTGAAAAACTTTCTGTGGGTCGGCGCTGTCTGCATCGCTCTTGGAATCACGGAg ATTTTTGGAGTATTAGTCGGCATGTGCTTGTGTATGGACATAAAACGAAAGAGCTATGAAGACATCAGTTAA
- the pus3 gene encoding tRNA pseudouridine(38/39) synthase — translation MSAALIQRIKELESELEKLKSQLKKSSEDGGETSPPPNENLNTKSDGNTSRKERKKAGKDRPFDFTAHPWRHVALRLAYLGWAYQGFAVQENTDNTVEARLFEALLKTRLIQDRQSSNYHRCGRTDKGVSAFSQVITIDLRSTQFGGGLGVALPENVDVSTKSKAAAELPYVKMLNRVLPQDIRILDWAPAAEGFSARFDCQSRTYRYYFPRGSLDVTLMADAAKRYEGTHDFRNLCKMDVGNGVLQFERTILSASVEPVQPQHDSSTNQHDLFIFEIKGLAFLYHQVRCMMAVLLLIGQKLEAPEIINQLLDVEKNPRKPQYSMAVDYPLVLYDCHFEGLSWERETEELSHVLTALQQHWTQSAVKAHVLHGMIQGLEVRGGVSSSHCLLVEGSRQRNYRPLLERPCCESLESRIKHFVKRGRLEREEGENGGELVHRGKRSKHSHSPSAVLPVSSDMEKPSVDQKAED, via the exons ATGTCAGCTGCTTTAATCCAGCGAATAAAGGAGCTGGAGTCAGAGCTGGAGAAGCTTAAATCCCAGCTGAAGAAGAGCAGTGAAGATGGAGGTGAAACCAGTCCACCTCCTAACGAAAACCTAAACACCAAGAGCGACGGAAACACcagcaggaaggagagaaagaaggcaGGTAAAGACCGACCGTTTGACTTTACCGCGCACCCCTGGCGCCACGTGGCCCTGCGTCTGGCTTACCTGGGCTGGGCCTACCAGGGCTTTGCGGTTCAGGAGAACACGGACAACACCGTGGAGGCCAGGCTCTTCGAGGCTCTGCTGAAGACTCGGCTGATTCAGGACCGCCAGAGCTCCAACTACCACCGCTGCGGTCGCACCGATAAAGGAGTCAGCGCTTTCTCCCAA GTCATAACCATCGACTTGCGCTCCACCCAGTTTGGCGGAGGACTGGGCGTCGCGCTCCCTGAAAACGTTGACGTTAGTACCAAGTCaaaagctgctgctgagctTCCATATGTGAAGATGTTGAACCGCGTCCTGCCTCAGGATATAAGGATCCTAGACTGGGCTCCGGCAGCAGAAGGTTTCAGTGCGCGCTTCGACTGTCAGTCCCGCACGTACCGCTACTACTTCCCCCGAGGATCCTTGGATGTGACGTTGATGGCGGATGCTGCAAAAAG GTACGAGGGAACTCATGACTTTCGCAACCTGTGCAAAATGGACGTGGGCAACGGAGTCCTGCAGTTTGAACGGACCATCTTGTCGGCCTCGGTCGAGCCTGTGCAGCCTCAGCACGACTCCAGCACGAACCAACATGACCTCTTTATATTTGAGATCAAGGGCTTAGCTTTTCTTTACCACCAG GTGCGCTGCATGATGGCAGTGCTTCTCTTGATCGGGCAGAAGCTGGAAGCCCCGGAGATAATTAATCAGCTCCTGGACGTCGAGAAGAACCCCAGGAAGCCCCAGTACAG CATGGCAGTAGATTATCCTCTGGTGCTGTACGACTGCCACTTCGAAGGTTTGAGCTGGGAGCGGGAGACGGAGGAACTGAGCCACGTCCTGACTGCTCTGCAGCAACACTGGACTCAGAGCGCGGTCAAGGCCCACGTCCTCCACGGGATGATCCAGggtctggaggtcagag GTGGCGTGTCCTCCAGCCACTGCCTGCTCGTAGAGGGCAGCAGGCAGAGAAACTATCGGCCTCTGCTGGAGCGTCCGTGCTGCGAGAGCCTGGAGTCCAggataaaacattttgttaaaaGAGGCCGACTGGAGCGGGAGGAAGGGGAAAACGGAGGCGAATTGGTCCACAGAGGGAAAAGGTCCAAACATTCCCACAGCCCCTCGGCCGTTCTGCCTGTTTCTTCAGATATGGAAAAGCCAAGTGTAGATCAGAAAGCAGAAGATTAA
- the dcakd gene encoding dephospho-CoA kinase domain-containing protein yields MYLVGLTGGIASGKSTVSSMLRELGCPIIDADVVARKVVEPHTPAYSRIVHHFGPEILLENGEIDRQKLGQIIFADAEKRKLLNSITHPEIHKAMLKQILFYFLRGYRYVVLDVPLLFETRRLTQFLNHTVVVYCDPATQLLRLMQRDGLTQEQAEQRVAAQMPLNEKRGLANHVIENSGGREDTQRQVLKLHTKLEDSMDFLLVRVIAIAATAGLGGILLYAAKMLLS; encoded by the exons aTGTACCTGGTGGGACTGACGGGAGGCATCGCCTCGGGGAAAAGCACCGTGTCCTCGATGCTGCGGGAGCTCGGCTGCCCCATTATCGATGCCGACGTCGTGGCCAGGAAAG TCGTGGAGCCGCACACTCCGGCCTATTCCCGCATCGTCCACCACTTCGGGCCGGAGATCCTGCTGGAGAACGGGGAGATCGACAGGCAGAAACTGGGCCAGATCATCTTCGCCGACGCGGAAAAGAGGAAGCTGCTCAACTCCATCACCCACCCGGAGATCCACAAGGCGATGCTGAAACAGATCCTGTTCTACTTTCTGAGAG GGTACCGCTACGTGGTGCTGGACGTGCCCCTTCTCTTTGAGACCAGACGTCTCACTCAGTTCCTCAACCACACGGTCGTGGTTTACTG TGACCCTGCCACTCAGCTGTTGCGCCTGATGCAGAGGGACGGCCTGACCCAGGAGCAGGCCGAGCAGCGAGTGGCCGCGCAAATGCCGCTCAACGAGAAGCGCGGCCTGGCCAACCACGTTATCGAGAACTCGGGCGGCCGGGAGGACACCCAGCGGCAGGTCCTGAAGCTGCACACGAAGCTGGAGGACTCCATGGACTTCCTCTTAGTCAGGGTCATCGCCATCGCCGCCACCGCCGGACTGGGTGGGATACTGCTGTACGCCGCCAAGATGCTTTTATCCTAA